A part of Podarcis muralis chromosome 13, rPodMur119.hap1.1, whole genome shotgun sequence genomic DNA contains:
- the LOC114583368 gene encoding olfactory receptor 2D3-like, giving the protein MEFENITSVTEFILVGLSNHRKTQILLFVVILIFYSFTFLGNLVIIMLVLADPRLHTPMYFFLTQLSGLEICYVTCTVPQMLAHLLSGNGAISFARCVTQMYLGLSLGSTEALLLGAMAYDRYVAICQPLVYAVAMDKWHQLQLSSGSWAGGFLLSLMNVACTLRFPFCGPNLINHFFCEMPVVLKLACADTRVTEAVVFGAAVIILLVPLSVILTSYGLILSSVLQMKSAAGRSKAFSTCASHLAVVTLFYGTVISMYMRPRSGTTPDSDKKIAFFYIVVTPLLNPIIYTLRNKDVHGAVAKLLQRVSWKKKG; this is encoded by the coding sequence ATGGAATTTGAGAACATCACCTCCGTCACAGAGTTCATCTTGGTGGGGCTCTCCAACCACCGCAAGACACAGATTCTCCTCTTTGTGGTCATCCTCATATTCTACTCATTTACCTTTTTGGGGAACCTGGTTATCATCATGCTGGTGCTGGCCGACCCCCGCCTCCATACACCTATGTACTTCTTCCTGACTCAACTCTCTGGCCTGGAGATATGTTATGTCACCTGCACTGTGCCCCAGATGTTGGCTCATCTCTTGTCTGGGAATGGAGCTATCTCCTTTGCCCGTTGTGTGACCCAGATGTACCTTGGGCTGTCCCTGGGGAGCACCGAAGCTCTTCTGCTTGGTGCCATGGCTTATGACCGCTATGTGGCCATCTGCCAGCCCTTGGTCTACGCTGTTGCCATGGATAAGTGGCACCAGTTGCAGCTTTCCTCAGGCTCCTGGGCAGGCGGCTTCCTGCTCTCCCTGATGAATGTGGCCTGCACTCTTCGCTTCCCCTTCTGTGGCCCCAACCTCATTAACCACTTCTTTTGCGAGATGCCAGTAGTGTTGAAACTTGCATGTGCTGACACCCGTGTTACGGAGGCTGTCGTTTTTGGAGCAGCTGTGATTATCCTTCTAGTGCCCCTTTCTGTTATCCTGACCTCTTACGGACTCATTCTGTCTTCTGTGTTACAAATGAAGTCAGCTGCAGGTCGGAGCAAAGCTTTCTCTACATGTGCTTCCCACCTGGCAGTGGTCACCTTGTTCTACGGCActgttatttctatgtatatgaGACCCAGGTCGGGGACAACTCCAGACAGTGACAAGAAAATTGCTTTTTTCTACATTGTGGTCACCCCACTTCTCAACCCTATCATTTATACCTTGAGGAACAAGGATGTCCATGGGGCAGTGGCCAAATTGCTACAAAGAGTGTCTTGGAAGAAGAAAGGATGA